The following are encoded in a window of Rosa chinensis cultivar Old Blush chromosome 4, RchiOBHm-V2, whole genome shotgun sequence genomic DNA:
- the LOC112199718 gene encoding LOW QUALITY PROTEIN: phosphate transporter PHO1 homolog 10-like (The sequence of the model RefSeq protein was modified relative to this genomic sequence to represent the inferred CDS: inserted 2 bases in 1 codon; deleted 2 bases in 1 codon): MKFGKEFKKQMVPEWSEAYMDYNGLKRILRELREYKQSKQHPAVTSFRDFEQKLLPDGTLNGGEEGGEIEVTFFRKLDEELNKVNTFYKEKLEEVKQEASQLNKQMDALVALRIKMKIPHQHGSSSGRRDNVDSPMPLTRNTNAPDTSGSGSARTMPPSVADPPHANISRSDSREVLHTYDYSQDPLEILEGVRINNTLESSISTIKGIFKDSKEEQLSFDKEELRRAEERPRMAFIEFYHKLQLLKHYSFMNLSAFSKIMKKYEKSSSRRASRSYMQIVDNSDLGNSDEVTNLMERVEATFIKNFSHSNCRKGMKLLRPKAKREKHKVSFLSGFFSGCSIALLVAIVLRIQARKIMNKKEGTQYMENIFPLYSLFGYIVLHLLMYAGDIYFWRRYRINYPFIFGFEKGTELSYREVFLLSTGLAVLALXAFLANLHLEMDSSGKHYKTVNQMIPLGLLILILVVTFCPFDILYRSSRFFFTRTLFRCICAPLYPETFSDFSLADQLTSQMQALRSFVLYICYYGLGEYSRRQSKCHEHGVYNTLYIVIAVNVIPFWMRFLQCIRRLCEEKDLKHLCNGLKYFSTIVAVIVRTVYELKKGKTSWMVLALISSAVATMMNTYWDIVVDWGLLQKRSKNKFLRDRLQVSQKSVYFAAIVLNVILRLAWMQLVLEFRLPSLHKMTVTTIYACLEIIRRDMWSFFRLENEHLNNVGQYREFKSVPLPFSYNGEEDD; this comes from the exons atgaagtttgggaaggagttcaagaaaCAAATGGTGCCCGAGTGGTCAGAAGCCTACATGGATTATAATGGCCTCAAGAGGATATTGCGAGAGCTAAGAGAGTACAAGCAAAGTAAGCAGCACCCTGCTGTGACATCTTTTAGAGACTTTGAGCAGAAACTGCTTCCTGACGGAACATTGAATGGAGGAG aggaaggaggagaaatTGAGGTGACATTCTTTAGAAAACTTGACGAAGAGCTCAACAAGGTCAATACATTTTACAAGGAAAAATTGGAGGAGGTGAAGCAGGAAGCAAGTCAGTTGAATAAACAAATGGACGCTTTGGTTGCACTGAGGATTAAGATGAAGATTCCGCATCAACATGGCTCAAGTTCAGGGAGGCGTGACAATGTTGATTCTCCAATGCCTCTTACAAGGAACACAAATGCACCTGATACTTCAG GATCAGGATCAGCAAGAACCATGCCCCCCTCAGTTGCTGATCCACCACATGCTAACATTTCTAGAAGTGATAGCAGAGAGGTGTTGCATACCTATGACTATAGCCAAGATCCTCTGGAAATTCTTGAGGGTGTGAGAATTAATAATACACTAGAATCTTCAATATCAACCATCAAAGGTATTTTTAAGGACTCAAAAGAAGAGCAGTTGAGCTTTGATAAAGAGGAGCTGAGGAGAGCGGAAGAACGACCAAGGATGGCATTTATTGAATTTTACCATAAGCTTCAACTTCTAAAGCACTACAG TTTTATGAACCTCTCTGCATTTTCCAAGATTATGAAGAAGTACGAAAAG TCCTCATCAAGGAGAGCATCCAGGTCATACATGCAAATAGTAGACAACTCTGATCTTGGAAATTCTGATGAG GTTACTAACCTCATGGAGAGGGTGGAGGCTACCTTCATCAAGAATTTTTCACACTCAAATTGTAGAAAAGGTATGAAGTTACTGAGGCCAAAAGCAAAACGAGAGAAGCACAAAGTATCGTTTTTATCGG GTTTCTTTTCTGGCTGCTCAATTGCTCTACTGGTTGCTATTGTATTAAGAATACAAGCTCGAAAAATAATGAATAAGAAGGAGGGCACACAGTATATGGAAAACATTTTCCCACTTTACAG TTTATTTGGATACATTGTCCTACATTTGCTCATGTATGCTGGCGATATATACTTCTGGAGGCGTTATCGGATAAACTATCCATTTATATTTGGTTTCGAGAAAGGAACTGAGTTGAGTTACCGAGAAGTTTTCCTTCTCAGCACTGGTCTTGCAGTACTTGCATT GGCGTTCCTAGCAAACTTACACTTGGAAATGGACTCGAGTGGTAAACATTACAAGACAGTCAATCAGATGATTCCTTTGGGCTTACTTATT TTGATCCTTGTCGTCACCTTCTGCCCTTTCGACATCCTATACCGTTCAAGTCGTTTCTTCTTCACTCGGACCTTATTCCGCTGCATATGCGCCCCTCTTTACCCG GAGACATTCTCAGACTTTTCCTTGGCAGACCAGCTTACTAGCCAG ATGCAAGCCTTGAGGAGTTTTGTGTTATACATCTGCTACTATGGTTTGGGAGAATATTCAAGGAGGCAAAGCAAGTGCCATGAGCACGGCGTCTACAATACTTTGTATATTGTTATTGCTGTCAAT GTCATACCATTTTGGATGCGCTTCCTGCAG TGCATTCGTCGACTGTGTGAAGAAAAGGATTTGAAGCACTTGTGCAATGGTTTAAAGTACTTTTCGACGATTGTTGCAGTTATCGTAAGAACTGTTTATGAGCTGAAAAAAGGAAAGACATCCTGGATGGTGTTAGCTTTGATCAGTTCTGCTGTTGCAACAATGATGAATACATATTGGGACATTGTAGTAGACTGGGGACTTCTACAAAAGCGATCAAAGAACAAATTTTTGAGAGATAGACTTCAAGTTTCACAGAAGAGCGTGTATTTTGCAGCTATA GTCTTGAATGTAATACTCAGACTTGCTTGGATGCAGTTGGTGTTGGAATTTAGATTGCCATCCCTTCATAAAATGACAGTAACAACCATCTATGCCTGCCTAGAGATCATTCGTCGTGACATGTGGAGCTTCTTCAG GTTAGAGAATGAGCACCTAAACAATGTAGGTCAGTACCGTGAGTTCAAGTCGGTCCCTCTTCCTTTCAGTTACAATGGCGAGGAGGATGATTGA
- the LOC112197671 gene encoding galactoside 2-alpha-L-fucosyltransferase, with the protein MVFGDLLSSGFSFVMNLMKIFASLLVSLPVLITISLVLRDPPPDRIRGFADARVLETPKSPVATSSNIEIFRRPAPVSNITSSNSAENVLPEIELPTQIPKEDKLYDGLLAPGFDEGSCLSRYQSSFYRKISTHKPSSYLLSRLRSYEELHKRCGPNSKPYSASLKQLKKKFNGKSTGATDECKYVVWIANSGLGNRILSITAAFLYALLTNRVLLLDPGKDLPDLFCEPFSETSWLLSNHFPIKSHFDKFDQKSPRCYGNMLKKTSNSSELSLPSSYVYLHLGHDYDQQDKLFFCDEEQSHLGKVDWLVMKTDNYFVPSLFLMPSFEQELNKLFPERETVFHHLGRYLFHPSNHVWGLITRYYQAYLAKADEMVGIQVRTFEPAGPGPFKHVMDQILACVFSEKLLPRVDENKPIVDFSSSSGTPKLKSVLMTSLKPDYSENLRSMYWEHPTVTGDLIGVFQPSHEGEQRTDDKLHDRKALAEMFLLSFSDVLVTSAWSTFGYVAQGLGGLKPWILFKPENQTVPNPPCRRLQSMEPCFHAPPLWDCKEKRGTDTGAIVPHVRHCEDISWGLQLIDTHNDHL; encoded by the exons ATGGTTTTTGGCGATCTGTTGAGCTCAGGGTTTTCTTTTGTAATGAATCTGATGAAGATCTTTGCTTCTCTTCTGGTGTCTCTCCCAGTTCTCATAACTATCTCTCTTGTTCTTCGCGACCCACCTCCCGATCGGATCAGGGGTTTCGCAGACGCAAGGGTTTTGGAAACGCCGAAGTCTCCGGTTGCCACCTCGTCGAATATTGAGATTTTCCGAAGACCAGCACCTGTCTCAAATATCACCTCGTCAAATTCAGCAG AAAATGTTTTACCTGAGATTGAATTACCTACCCAAATTCCCAAAGAAGACAAATTATATGATGGACTCCTTGCTCCTGGGTTTGATGAAGGGTCTTGTTTGAGCAGGTACCAATCAAGTTTCTACCGCAAAATCTCAACCCACAAACcatcttcttatcttctttcaaGACTCAGAAGCTATGAAGAACTTCATAAACGGTGTGGGCCGAATTCCAAACCCTACAGCGCATCACTGAAACAACTGAAGAAGAAGTTTAATGGTAAGAGCACTGGTGCAACAGATGAGTGCAAGTATGTGGTATGGATAGCTAATAGTGGCTTGGGAAACAGAATACTGAGTATAACCGCAGCATTCCTATATGCTCTGCTCACAAACAGAGTCCTTCTCCTTGACCCTGGAAAGGACTTGCCTGACCTCTTTTGTGAGCCATTTTCAGAAACATCATGGCTTCTCTCCAATCACTTCCCCATTAAAAGCCACTTTGACAAGTTCGATCAGAAATCTCCTCGTTGTTACGGTAACATGTTGAAAAAGACTAGTAATTCATCGGAATTGTCACTACCATCGTCGTACGTATATCTTCATCTAGGCCATGATTATGATCAGCAAGACAAGTTGTTTTTCTGTGATGAAGAGCAGAGTCATCTTGGGAAAGTAGACTGGTTGGTTATGAAAACGGATAACTACTTTGTCCCATCACTTTTCTTGATGCCATCTTTTGAGCAAGAACTTAACAAGTTGTTCCCTGAAAGAGAGACTGTTTTCCACCACTTGGGTAGGTATCTCTTCCACCCTTCAAATCATGTATGGGGGCTAATCACAAGGTACTACCAAGCTTATTTGGCAAAGGCCGACGAGATGGTTGGGATTCAAGTAAGAACTTTCGAGCCGGCTGGGCCTGGTCCTTTTAAGCATGTGATGGATCAAATTTTAGCTTGTGTTTTTAGTGAGAAATTGTTGCCTCGAGTGGATGAGAACAAGCCTATTGTGGACTTCAGTTCATCGTCAGGGACCCCGAAGTTGAAATCGGTACTGATGACTTCTTTAAAACCAGATTACTCTGAGAATTTGAGGAGTATGTATTGGGAACATCCAACTGTGACTGGGGACTTAATTGGGGTTTTCCAACCCAGCCATGAAGGAGAGCAAAGGACTGATGATAAACTGCATGACAGAAAAGCCTTAGCAGAAATGTTTCTACTCAGTTTCTCTGATGTGTTGGTCACAAGTGCATGGTCAACATTTGGGTATGTGGCTCAAGGTCTTGGAGGTCTGAAACCATGGATTCTCTTCAAGCCGGAAAACCAAACAGTCCCAAATCCGCCTTGTCGTCGGCTCCAATCGATGGAGCCTTGTTTTCACGCTCCACCATTGTGGGACTGCAAGGAGAAAAGAGGAACTGATACAGGTGCAATAGTACCTCATGTGAGACATTGTGAGGATATCAGCTGGGGCCTTCAGCTAATTGATACTCATAATGATCACTTATAG